From Anopheles coluzzii chromosome 3, AcolN3, whole genome shotgun sequence, the proteins below share one genomic window:
- the LOC120958414 gene encoding protein timeless isoform X2, protein MEWLLANPQINSTFGSLGTFEDDAYHLSEDCLVTLEEIICKLAVEDATLRTFRRAIGFGQNVKNDIVPLLVNAKDVKIIDTTIRLLVNLTVPVECLLPVDLVSKSEIGRHTIFELNKLLITSKEAFVDWKTTKAVIDHMKGILERDTKLSIQQCDSVNNCLLLLRNILHVPEMGTGAGGHGGSCYPTAGHNTSFQNQIIWNLFTQSIDKLLIYLMSCPQRAYWGVTMAQLVALMYKDQHISTLQKLLNLWFESTLSESSEDNESNTSPPKQCSGDSSPMLTSDPTSDSSDNGSGKMPSSMSKECASEAPQVTRMVADFPTQIILSRAIKSHQMYHQTLKANAASSDGCVLGGGTTCGSASAIGGKPSCNGSGAHQQQQHQQQQQQQLCDHQKATELQEPKKSKGGAGGTKCHQDSSGSSSSSGVFCKQSTASGKDQAMKESSKPSNGPQSCPQQQQQQQQQQQVQSPPKSPTLQSQQQQQQQQQQQQQSQTQQQQSQQQTQKQIQVSQSENSDCGYGTQVEKESISTSSNEDDSPHQKPVHQKPPSNQKQRFNAANKQRNPVSVQEKKELRRKKLVKRGKSNIINMKGLMHHVPTDDDISHILKEFTVDFLLKGYGYLVHELHTQLLSDLQVQIDTSHFFWLVTYFLKFATQLELDLEHINSVLSFDIISYLTYEGVMLCEQLEQLSRATETDIKPCLRRIHLVVTAIREFLQALDTYKKSTHLTKEDKEKLKLLQLQISCTEDLRCLFVLLLRCYNPNIQSRQYLQDLIVTNHTLLLLLDGVRELTADGNPGDMLGHIKQFATVEIMHQYGLLLEDFRENGAFVNDCIFTMMHHVGGDLGHINVLFQPSILKTYSQIWETEYELCDDWSDLIEYVIHKFINTPQPAPLTLSTTLPDIGTQLLSGNLLVTWTQEEKDSLHWYYVQCRQSKCVVADILKLFQENGNQQKTRLSIIEQLLEQNIVTLVQYDDLMKVENPDYERNVQTPALSVASADSPKPEDGDSKSSSKAVDDIQVLRDRLQKENRGKLIAWLQKSLLDCCFVKLNLLSGNIYVTAGIGGSTGVVVMEPVSYHCILKKKSIPVVPWNQDQFAILSYQPFILLLHKLGFHLPADAKKMFVRIPEFWTADILYNIALKLGPLDKSILKFDLKYLNKVLSMEKQAKADPCPSNDARLENFGLSRFSPQITTNWLDVVMRNKAVQSKRNKLDLPGPSKVIDTANATHPSATLKSGGKPAAPSKMLHDLSIIVESNDDDDDELPADEDDGLDSTEVPVLEEHDVVSACETASVASDLTRMYVSDEDDKHDIVPPIL, encoded by the exons ATGGAATGGCTGCTGGCGAACCCGCAGATCAACAGCACGTTCGGCTCGCTCGGCACGTTCGAGGACGATGCGTACCACCTGAGCGAGGACTGTCTGGTAACGCTGGAGGAGATCATCTGTAAGCTGGCGGTGGAGGATGCGACCCTGCGCACGTTTCGCCGGGCGATCGGGTTTGGGCAGAACGTCAAGAACGACatcgtgccgctgctggtgAACGCGAAGGATGTGAAGATCATCGACACCACGATCCGGCTGCTGGTAAATCTGACCGTGCCGGTCGAGTGTCTGCTGCCGGTCGACCTCGTGTCCAAGTCGGAGATCGGCCGGCACACGATCTTCGAGCTGAACAAGCTGCTGATCACCAGCAAGGAAGCGTTCGTCGACTGGAAGACGACCAAGGCGGTGATCGACCACATGAAGGGCATCCTCGAGCGGGACACCAAGCTGTCGATCCAGCAGTGCGACAGCGTCAACAACTGTCTGCTCCTGCTGCGCAACATCCTGCACGTGCCGGAGATGGGCACGGGGGCGGGCGGGCACGGGGGCAGCTGCTATCCGACCGCCGGCCACAACACCTCCTTCCAGAACCAGATCATCTGGAACCTGTTCACGCAGAGCATCGACAAGCTGCTGATCTACCTGATGTCCTGCCCGCAGCGGGCGTACTGGGGCGTCACGATGGCGCAGCTGGTCGCGCTCATGTACAAGGACCAGCACATCAGCACGCTCCAGAAGCTGCTCAACCTGTGGTTCGAGTCGACGCTGTCGGAAAGCTCGGAGGACAACGAGAGCAACACGTCGCCGCCGAAGCAGTGCAGCGGGGACTCGAGCCCGATGCTCACCTCCGACCCGACGTCCGACTCGTCCGACAATG GCAGTGGCAAAATGCCATCGTCCATGAGCAAGGAATGTGCGTCCGAGGCGCCGCAGGTCACGCGCATGGTTGCCGACTTCCCGACGCAGATCATACTCTCGCGCGCGATCAAATCCCACCAGATGTACCACCAAACGCTGAAGGCGAACGCTGCATCGAGCGACGGTTGCGTCCTGGGGGGCGGGACGACCTGTGGCAGTGCGAGTGCGATTGGTGGCAAACCGTCCTGCAACGGGTCCGGggcacatcagcagcagcagcatcaacagcagcagcagcagcagctctgtGACCACCAGAAGGCCACGGAACTGCAGGAA cccAAAAAGTCCAAAGGTGGCGCAGGCGGCACCAAGTGTCACCAGGATTCGTCCGGCAGCAGCTCGTCGTCGGGCGTGTTTTGCAAACAGTCGACCGCCAGCGGCAAAGATCAAGCGATGAAGGAGAGCAGCAAGCCGTCGAATGGGCCACAATCGtgtccacaacaacaacaacagcagcagcaacaacaacaggtaCAGTCACCTCCAAAGTCGCCCACACTGCAatcccaacagcagcagcagcagcagcagcagcagcaacaacagtcacagacgcagcaacagcaatcgCAACAACAAACGCAAAAGCAGATCCAGGTGTCGCAGTCGGAAAATTCCGACTGCGGTTACGGTACGCAGGTGGAGAAGGAATCCATTTCCACCTCCAGCAACGAAGACGACAGCCCGCACCAGAAGCCGGTCCACCAGAAGCCGCCCTCCAACCAGAAGCAGCGCTTCAACGCGGCCAACAAGCAGCGCAACCCGGTCTCGGTGCAGGAGAAGAAGGAGCTGCGCCGCAAGAAGCTGGTAAAACGGGGCAAGAGCAATAT CATCAACATGAAGGGCCTAATGCATCATGTGCCGACCGACGACGATATCTCGCACATCCTGAAAGAGTTTACGGTCGACTTTCTGCTGAAAGGATACGGTTATCTGGTGCACGAGCTGCACACGCAATTACTCTCGGATCTG CAAGTGCAAATTGATACGTCACACTTTTTCTGGCTGGTTACGTACTTCCTGAAATTCGCCACCCAGCTCGAGCTGGACCTGGAGCACATCAACAGCGTCCTGTCGTTCGACATCATAAGCTACCTTACGTACGAGGGCGTGATGCTATGCGAACAGCTCGAGCAGCTCAGCCGAGCCACCGAGACGGACATAAAGCCCTGTTTGCGAAGGATTCATTTG GTTGTAACAGCGATAAGAGAATTTCTGCAAGCGCTTGATACGTACAAGAAGAGTACACACCTTACAAAG GAGGACAAAGAGAAGCTCAAGCTTCTACAGCTCCAGATAAGCTGCACCGAGGATTTGCGCTGCctgtttgtgctgctgctccggtgCTACAACCCGAACATCCAGAGCCGCCAGTACCTGCAGGACCTGATAGTGACCAaccacacgctgctgctcctgctcgacGGTGTCCGGGAACTGACCGCCGATGGCAACCCGGGCGATATGCTGGGCCACATCAAACA gTTTGCGACGGTGGAGATTATGCACCAGTACGGTTTGCTGCTGGAGGATTTCCGCGAGAACGGTGCGTTCGTGAACGATTGCATCTTCACGATGATGCATCACGTCGGGGGCGATTTGGGCCACATCAATGTGCTGTTTCAGCCAAGCATACTGAAGACGTACTCGCAGATCTGGGAGACGGAGTACGAGCTGTGTGAT GACTGGTCGGATTTGATCGAGTACGTCATCCACAAGTTCATCAACACGCCCCAGCCGGCCCCGTTGACGCTGTCCACCACGCTGCCAGACATCGGAACGCAGCTACTGTCGGGCAATCTGCTTGTCACCTGGACGCAGGAGGAAAAGGATTCCCTACACTGGTACTACGTGCAGTGTCGGCAGAGCAAATGTGTCGTAGCGGACATCTTGAAGCTATTCCAGGAAAATGGCAATCAACAGAAGACGCGCCTGTCCATCATCGAGCAGCTGCTGGAGCAGAACATAGTGACGCTCGTGCAGTACGACGATCTGATGAAGGTGGAAAATCCAGACTACGAACGGAACGTTCAAACGCCCGCCCTGTCAGTCGCTTCGGCCGATTCGCCTAAACCGGAGGATGGAGACTCGAAGTCATCGTCCAAGGCGGTGGACGACATCCAGGTGTTGCGCGACCGGTTGCAGAAGGAAAACCGGGGCAAGCTGATTGCCTGGCTGCAGAAGAGCCTGCTGGACTGTTGCTTCGTCAAGCTGAATCTGCTCAGTGGCAACATCTACGTGACGGCGGGCATTGGCGGTAGTACGGGCGTAGTCGTGATGGAGCCCGTCTCGTACCATTGCATCT TGAAAAAGAAGTCCATCCCGGTTGTGCCCTGGAACCAGGACCAGTTTGCGATCCTTTCCTACCAGCCGTTCATACTGCTGCTCCACAAGCTTGGCTTCCATCTGCCGGCCGATGCGAAAAAAATGTTCGTCCGCATACCGGAGTTCTGGACGGCGGACATTCTGTACAACATCGCGCTCAAGCTTGGTCCGCTCGATAAAT CGATTCTCAAGTTCGATCTCAAGTACCTCAACAAGGTGCTTTCGATGGAGAAACAAGCTAAGGCCGACCCTTGCCCGTCGAACGATGCTCGGTTAGAGAACTTTGGATTATCAAG ATTCAGCCCTCAAATCACAACTAACTGGCTCGATGTAGTGATGCGCAATAAGGCAGTACAGAG CAAGCGCAACAAGCTGGATCTGCCCGGCCCGTCGAAGGTGATCGATACGGCGAACGCCACCCATCCGAGCGCAACCCTGAAGTCGGGCGGAAAACCGGCGGCACCATCGAAAATGCTGCACGACCTTTCGATCATCGTCGAGtcgaacgacgacgacgatgacgagcTGCCGGCGGACGAGGACGATGGGCTGGACAGCACGGAGGTGCCGGTGCTGGAGGAGCACGATGTCGTCAG TGCTTGTGAGACCGCTTCCGTCGCCTCGGATTTGACACGCATGTACGTGAGCGACGAAGACGACAAGCACGACATTGTGCCACCGATACTGTAA
- the LOC120958414 gene encoding protein timeless isoform X1: protein MEWLLANPQINSTFGSLGTFEDDAYHLSEDCLVTLEEIICKLAVEDATLRTFRRAIGFGQNVKNDIVPLLVNAKDVKIIDTTIRLLVNLTVPVECLLPVDLVSKSEIGRHTIFELNKLLITSKEAFVDWKTTKAVIDHMKGILERDTKLSIQQCDSVNNCLLLLRNILHVPEMGTGAGGHGGSCYPTAGHNTSFQNQIIWNLFTQSIDKLLIYLMSCPQRAYWGVTMAQLVALMYKDQHISTLQKLLNLWFESTLSESSEDNESNTSPPKQCSGDSSPMLTSDPTSDSSDNGSGKMPSSMSKECASEAPQVTRMVADFPTQIILSRAIKSHQMYHQTLKANAASSDGCVLGGGTTCGSASAIGGKPSCNGSGAHQQQQHQQQQQQQLCDHQKATELQEVSRNFPKKSKGGAGGTKCHQDSSGSSSSSGVFCKQSTASGKDQAMKESSKPSNGPQSCPQQQQQQQQQQQVQSPPKSPTLQSQQQQQQQQQQQQQSQTQQQQSQQQTQKQIQVSQSENSDCGYGTQVEKESISTSSNEDDSPHQKPVHQKPPSNQKQRFNAANKQRNPVSVQEKKELRRKKLVKRGKSNIINMKGLMHHVPTDDDISHILKEFTVDFLLKGYGYLVHELHTQLLSDLQVQIDTSHFFWLVTYFLKFATQLELDLEHINSVLSFDIISYLTYEGVMLCEQLEQLSRATETDIKPCLRRIHLVVTAIREFLQALDTYKKSTHLTKEDKEKLKLLQLQISCTEDLRCLFVLLLRCYNPNIQSRQYLQDLIVTNHTLLLLLDGVRELTADGNPGDMLGHIKQFATVEIMHQYGLLLEDFRENGAFVNDCIFTMMHHVGGDLGHINVLFQPSILKTYSQIWETEYELCDDWSDLIEYVIHKFINTPQPAPLTLSTTLPDIGTQLLSGNLLVTWTQEEKDSLHWYYVQCRQSKCVVADILKLFQENGNQQKTRLSIIEQLLEQNIVTLVQYDDLMKVENPDYERNVQTPALSVASADSPKPEDGDSKSSSKAVDDIQVLRDRLQKENRGKLIAWLQKSLLDCCFVKLNLLSGNIYVTAGIGGSTGVVVMEPVSYHCILKKKSIPVVPWNQDQFAILSYQPFILLLHKLGFHLPADAKKMFVRIPEFWTADILYNIALKLGPLDKSILKFDLKYLNKVLSMEKQAKADPCPSNDARLENFGLSRFSPQITTNWLDVVMRNKAVQSKRNKLDLPGPSKVIDTANATHPSATLKSGGKPAAPSKMLHDLSIIVESNDDDDDELPADEDDGLDSTEVPVLEEHDVVSACETASVASDLTRMYVSDEDDKHDIVPPIL, encoded by the exons ATGGAATGGCTGCTGGCGAACCCGCAGATCAACAGCACGTTCGGCTCGCTCGGCACGTTCGAGGACGATGCGTACCACCTGAGCGAGGACTGTCTGGTAACGCTGGAGGAGATCATCTGTAAGCTGGCGGTGGAGGATGCGACCCTGCGCACGTTTCGCCGGGCGATCGGGTTTGGGCAGAACGTCAAGAACGACatcgtgccgctgctggtgAACGCGAAGGATGTGAAGATCATCGACACCACGATCCGGCTGCTGGTAAATCTGACCGTGCCGGTCGAGTGTCTGCTGCCGGTCGACCTCGTGTCCAAGTCGGAGATCGGCCGGCACACGATCTTCGAGCTGAACAAGCTGCTGATCACCAGCAAGGAAGCGTTCGTCGACTGGAAGACGACCAAGGCGGTGATCGACCACATGAAGGGCATCCTCGAGCGGGACACCAAGCTGTCGATCCAGCAGTGCGACAGCGTCAACAACTGTCTGCTCCTGCTGCGCAACATCCTGCACGTGCCGGAGATGGGCACGGGGGCGGGCGGGCACGGGGGCAGCTGCTATCCGACCGCCGGCCACAACACCTCCTTCCAGAACCAGATCATCTGGAACCTGTTCACGCAGAGCATCGACAAGCTGCTGATCTACCTGATGTCCTGCCCGCAGCGGGCGTACTGGGGCGTCACGATGGCGCAGCTGGTCGCGCTCATGTACAAGGACCAGCACATCAGCACGCTCCAGAAGCTGCTCAACCTGTGGTTCGAGTCGACGCTGTCGGAAAGCTCGGAGGACAACGAGAGCAACACGTCGCCGCCGAAGCAGTGCAGCGGGGACTCGAGCCCGATGCTCACCTCCGACCCGACGTCCGACTCGTCCGACAATG GCAGTGGCAAAATGCCATCGTCCATGAGCAAGGAATGTGCGTCCGAGGCGCCGCAGGTCACGCGCATGGTTGCCGACTTCCCGACGCAGATCATACTCTCGCGCGCGATCAAATCCCACCAGATGTACCACCAAACGCTGAAGGCGAACGCTGCATCGAGCGACGGTTGCGTCCTGGGGGGCGGGACGACCTGTGGCAGTGCGAGTGCGATTGGTGGCAAACCGTCCTGCAACGGGTCCGGggcacatcagcagcagcagcatcaacagcagcagcagcagcagctctgtGACCACCAGAAGGCCACGGAACTGCAGGAAGTTAGCCGAAACTTT cccAAAAAGTCCAAAGGTGGCGCAGGCGGCACCAAGTGTCACCAGGATTCGTCCGGCAGCAGCTCGTCGTCGGGCGTGTTTTGCAAACAGTCGACCGCCAGCGGCAAAGATCAAGCGATGAAGGAGAGCAGCAAGCCGTCGAATGGGCCACAATCGtgtccacaacaacaacaacagcagcagcaacaacaacaggtaCAGTCACCTCCAAAGTCGCCCACACTGCAatcccaacagcagcagcagcagcagcagcagcagcaacaacagtcacagacgcagcaacagcaatcgCAACAACAAACGCAAAAGCAGATCCAGGTGTCGCAGTCGGAAAATTCCGACTGCGGTTACGGTACGCAGGTGGAGAAGGAATCCATTTCCACCTCCAGCAACGAAGACGACAGCCCGCACCAGAAGCCGGTCCACCAGAAGCCGCCCTCCAACCAGAAGCAGCGCTTCAACGCGGCCAACAAGCAGCGCAACCCGGTCTCGGTGCAGGAGAAGAAGGAGCTGCGCCGCAAGAAGCTGGTAAAACGGGGCAAGAGCAATAT CATCAACATGAAGGGCCTAATGCATCATGTGCCGACCGACGACGATATCTCGCACATCCTGAAAGAGTTTACGGTCGACTTTCTGCTGAAAGGATACGGTTATCTGGTGCACGAGCTGCACACGCAATTACTCTCGGATCTG CAAGTGCAAATTGATACGTCACACTTTTTCTGGCTGGTTACGTACTTCCTGAAATTCGCCACCCAGCTCGAGCTGGACCTGGAGCACATCAACAGCGTCCTGTCGTTCGACATCATAAGCTACCTTACGTACGAGGGCGTGATGCTATGCGAACAGCTCGAGCAGCTCAGCCGAGCCACCGAGACGGACATAAAGCCCTGTTTGCGAAGGATTCATTTG GTTGTAACAGCGATAAGAGAATTTCTGCAAGCGCTTGATACGTACAAGAAGAGTACACACCTTACAAAG GAGGACAAAGAGAAGCTCAAGCTTCTACAGCTCCAGATAAGCTGCACCGAGGATTTGCGCTGCctgtttgtgctgctgctccggtgCTACAACCCGAACATCCAGAGCCGCCAGTACCTGCAGGACCTGATAGTGACCAaccacacgctgctgctcctgctcgacGGTGTCCGGGAACTGACCGCCGATGGCAACCCGGGCGATATGCTGGGCCACATCAAACA gTTTGCGACGGTGGAGATTATGCACCAGTACGGTTTGCTGCTGGAGGATTTCCGCGAGAACGGTGCGTTCGTGAACGATTGCATCTTCACGATGATGCATCACGTCGGGGGCGATTTGGGCCACATCAATGTGCTGTTTCAGCCAAGCATACTGAAGACGTACTCGCAGATCTGGGAGACGGAGTACGAGCTGTGTGAT GACTGGTCGGATTTGATCGAGTACGTCATCCACAAGTTCATCAACACGCCCCAGCCGGCCCCGTTGACGCTGTCCACCACGCTGCCAGACATCGGAACGCAGCTACTGTCGGGCAATCTGCTTGTCACCTGGACGCAGGAGGAAAAGGATTCCCTACACTGGTACTACGTGCAGTGTCGGCAGAGCAAATGTGTCGTAGCGGACATCTTGAAGCTATTCCAGGAAAATGGCAATCAACAGAAGACGCGCCTGTCCATCATCGAGCAGCTGCTGGAGCAGAACATAGTGACGCTCGTGCAGTACGACGATCTGATGAAGGTGGAAAATCCAGACTACGAACGGAACGTTCAAACGCCCGCCCTGTCAGTCGCTTCGGCCGATTCGCCTAAACCGGAGGATGGAGACTCGAAGTCATCGTCCAAGGCGGTGGACGACATCCAGGTGTTGCGCGACCGGTTGCAGAAGGAAAACCGGGGCAAGCTGATTGCCTGGCTGCAGAAGAGCCTGCTGGACTGTTGCTTCGTCAAGCTGAATCTGCTCAGTGGCAACATCTACGTGACGGCGGGCATTGGCGGTAGTACGGGCGTAGTCGTGATGGAGCCCGTCTCGTACCATTGCATCT TGAAAAAGAAGTCCATCCCGGTTGTGCCCTGGAACCAGGACCAGTTTGCGATCCTTTCCTACCAGCCGTTCATACTGCTGCTCCACAAGCTTGGCTTCCATCTGCCGGCCGATGCGAAAAAAATGTTCGTCCGCATACCGGAGTTCTGGACGGCGGACATTCTGTACAACATCGCGCTCAAGCTTGGTCCGCTCGATAAAT CGATTCTCAAGTTCGATCTCAAGTACCTCAACAAGGTGCTTTCGATGGAGAAACAAGCTAAGGCCGACCCTTGCCCGTCGAACGATGCTCGGTTAGAGAACTTTGGATTATCAAG ATTCAGCCCTCAAATCACAACTAACTGGCTCGATGTAGTGATGCGCAATAAGGCAGTACAGAG CAAGCGCAACAAGCTGGATCTGCCCGGCCCGTCGAAGGTGATCGATACGGCGAACGCCACCCATCCGAGCGCAACCCTGAAGTCGGGCGGAAAACCGGCGGCACCATCGAAAATGCTGCACGACCTTTCGATCATCGTCGAGtcgaacgacgacgacgatgacgagcTGCCGGCGGACGAGGACGATGGGCTGGACAGCACGGAGGTGCCGGTGCTGGAGGAGCACGATGTCGTCAG TGCTTGTGAGACCGCTTCCGTCGCCTCGGATTTGACACGCATGTACGTGAGCGACGAAGACGACAAGCACGACATTGTGCCACCGATACTGTAA